In Aphanothece sacrum FPU1, a single window of DNA contains:
- the lipA gene encoding lipoyl synthase, translating into MTVKPEWLRVKAPQWQRVGSVKEILRDLGLNTVCEEASCPNIGECFNAGTATFLIMGPACTRACPYCDIDFEKKPKALDPLEPLNLAEAVRRLNLNHVVITSVNRDDLSDGGASQFVRCIAEIRKFSLKTTIEVLIPDLCGNWDALATILSAKPEVLNHNTETIPRLYRQVRPQGDYGRSLELLQRCKQLTPEIYTKSGLMVGLGETDAEVRQVMTELRQVDCDILTLGQYLQPSPKHLGVQDFIHPTQFDAWRKFGESIGFLQVVSSPLTRSSYHAEQVRDLMDKYPR; encoded by the coding sequence GTGACGGTTAAACCGGAATGGCTACGAGTAAAAGCACCACAATGGCAACGAGTCGGCAGTGTCAAAGAGATATTGCGAGATTTAGGCTTAAATACGGTCTGTGAAGAGGCATCTTGTCCTAATATTGGGGAATGTTTCAACGCCGGAACCGCTACCTTTTTAATTATGGGGCCCGCTTGTACCCGTGCTTGTCCCTATTGTGACATTGATTTTGAGAAAAAACCGAAAGCCTTAGACCCTCTCGAACCCCTCAACCTAGCGGAAGCTGTACGCCGTCTTAATCTTAATCATGTGGTCATTACTTCTGTCAACCGAGATGATTTATCCGATGGGGGGGCCTCTCAATTTGTGCGCTGTATTGCAGAAATTCGGAAATTTTCCCTAAAAACAACCATTGAGGTCTTAATTCCTGATTTATGCGGCAATTGGGACGCATTAGCGACTATTTTGTCAGCTAAACCCGAAGTTCTCAATCATAATACAGAAACTATTCCCCGTTTATATCGTCAGGTACGTCCTCAAGGAGATTATGGGCGATCGCTGGAGTTATTGCAACGATGCAAACAATTAACCCCTGAAATTTACACTAAATCCGGCTTAATGGTAGGATTAGGAGAAACAGATGCAGAAGTGCGTCAAGTAATGACAGAATTACGCCAAGTTGATTGTGATATTCTTACCCTGGGTCAATATTTACAACCCTCTCCTAAACATTTAGGGGTACAAGACTTTATCCATCCCACTCAGTTTGATGCGTGGCGAAAATTTGGCGAATCTATTGGGTTTTTACAGGTAGTATCTTCTCCTCTAACCCGTAGTTCTTATCATGCAGAACAAGTTAGAGACTTGATGGACAAATATCCTCGATAA
- a CDS encoding DUF3782 domain-containing protein — protein MTTTADDVWQLLAELVTAQKETERRFQETDRKIQEVSKQIGALGGKWGRFVEKMVAPACETLFFNRGIPVHQVSQRVKKRLDGKTLEIDVLVTNEDHVLVVEVKSSLGVDDVKELSDDLSKFRQFFPEYNEKQVYGAVAGIEIEEGADKYAYRQGLFVLVQSGENVAILNDAEFQPKVW, from the coding sequence ATGACAACTACCGCAGATGATGTATGGCAATTATTAGCTGAATTAGTGACAGCCCAAAAAGAAACGGAGCGACGCTTTCAAGAAACAGATCGCAAAATTCAAGAAGTTAGTAAGCAAATAGGAGCTTTAGGCGGTAAATGGGGGCGTTTTGTGGAAAAAATGGTGGCTCCTGCCTGTGAAACTTTATTTTTTAATAGAGGTATTCCCGTTCATCAAGTTAGTCAACGAGTCAAAAAACGTCTGGATGGTAAAACGTTAGAAATTGATGTCTTAGTGACTAATGAAGATCATGTTTTAGTAGTAGAAGTTAAGAGTAGTTTAGGTGTGGATGATGTTAAAGAATTGAGCGATGATTTAAGCAAATTTCGCCAATTCTTCCCTGAGTATAACGAAAAGCAAGTATATGGGGCGGTGGCAGGAATTGAAATAGAAGAAGGTGCAGATAAATATGCTTATCGTCAAGGTTTATTTGTGTTGGTACAATCGGGAGAAAATGTCGCTATTCTTAACGATGCTGAGTTTCAACCAAAAGTTTGGTAG
- a CDS encoding PP2C family protein-serine/threonine phosphatase, translated as MTAVPIPRQPSPTTKFPMRGLNNEATPVFALKELVASLYREQNKIQNLLSSLGFALRSFNNLNQFLELTPLMAARVTDADGSALILYKTKGQLSLEQLHCQDHQIAQEIRQAIARIIGQTNTQEDTPDLLSSLDEQIRHLLGTKIRLYSTPILVKNGERGRLYVFSTDPEYIWTQTRRKLLQLIADQTAVAIANNELTVELRSKERQDRELEIASEIQLRLLPRQCPTIKGVELAARCQTANRVGGDYYDFIPTNYDQLRQESPNKADEPAACVPWSIVIGDVMGKGVPAGLIMTMTRGMLRAEVLNRHSPAKILQHLNRVMYADLDNSHRFVTLFYSEYDPQTACLSFSNAAHNPPLLWQAATQTIQKLDTDGMLIGLDPDSQYEDAQIQLASGDIIIYYTDGLTDAVNQQGGRFDEENLVQTFQDGCQQYENPQEILDYLFKKIEHFIGSGHNNNDDMTLVVMRIKSSE; from the coding sequence ATAACTGCTGTGCCTATTCCTCGCCAGCCCTCACCCACCACTAAATTTCCAATGCGTGGTCTCAATAATGAAGCCACTCCCGTTTTCGCGCTTAAAGAACTGGTTGCGAGTCTCTATCGAGAACAAAATAAAATTCAAAATTTATTAAGTTCCTTGGGGTTTGCCCTACGGAGTTTTAATAACTTGAATCAGTTTTTGGAATTGACTCCCTTAATGGCAGCCAGAGTTACCGATGCGGATGGCAGTGCTTTGATTTTGTATAAAACTAAGGGTCAGCTATCCCTAGAACAGCTACATTGCCAAGATCATCAGATCGCTCAAGAAATCCGTCAAGCGATCGCTCGCATTATTGGTCAAACCAATACTCAAGAGGACACCCCCGATTTATTAAGTTCCTTAGATGAACAAATTCGTCATCTTTTAGGCACAAAAATTCGTCTTTATAGTACCCCAATTTTAGTTAAAAATGGTGAACGAGGTCGGCTCTATGTTTTTAGTACCGATCCAGAATATATTTGGACTCAAACTCGCCGTAAGTTACTACAATTAATCGCTGATCAAACGGCTGTGGCCATTGCCAATAACGAATTAACTGTAGAATTACGTTCCAAAGAACGACAAGATCGAGAACTCGAAATTGCCTCAGAAATTCAGTTACGCTTATTACCCCGTCAATGTCCCACTATTAAAGGAGTAGAACTGGCTGCTCGTTGTCAAACAGCTAATCGAGTCGGTGGGGACTATTACGATTTTATTCCCACTAATTACGATCAACTGCGTCAAGAGTCGCCAAACAAAGCTGATGAACCGGCCGCTTGTGTGCCTTGGAGCATCGTTATTGGGGATGTTATGGGTAAAGGAGTCCCTGCAGGTCTAATTATGACCATGACTAGGGGAATGCTCAGAGCAGAAGTGTTAAACCGTCACTCTCCGGCTAAGATTCTCCAACATCTTAATCGAGTCATGTACGCAGATTTAGACAATTCTCACCGTTTTGTCACTCTGTTTTATTCTGAATATGACCCCCAAACCGCTTGTCTATCTTTTAGCAATGCGGCCCATAATCCGCCTCTGTTATGGCAAGCAGCGACTCAGACGATTCAAAAACTCGATACGGATGGAATGTTAATCGGGTTAGATCCTGATTCTCAATACGAAGATGCCCAAATACAATTAGCTTCTGGGGATATAATTATCTATTATACCGACGGGTTAACCGATGCTGTGAACCAACAGGGCGGTCGTTTTGATGAAGAAAATCTGGTTCAAACCTTCCAGGACGGATGTCAGCAATACGAAAATCCCCAAGAGATTCTAGATTATTTATTTAAGAAAATCGAGCATTTTATCGGTTCAGGTCATAATAACAATGATGATATGACTTTAGTCGTGATGCGGATAAAGTCATCTGAATAA
- a CDS encoding IS4 family transposase, which produces MLPEIYNNHLTKYLKKSEYLILLIMIELVQVYRKIRFYELASYFPSPILFESKRKKLKRFFEIPCLTIEGVWIPIIKQWLKQSFSTGDVLHIAIDRTQWGLINILMVSLVIDNRGIPLYFELLDHIGNSNFDTQKSILARILLFLKEYKIVVLGDREFCSVELAKWLHGQKRVYYALRLKKSNYIEVEKEMWTRLKDLGLSSGMSLFYQGVKVTKTKGFIGSNIVAKWKKKYRGIETKEAWFIITNLTSIDETIDAYKKRFCIEEMFRDFKKGGYDLERTKLTGHRLTSLIILITLAYSMATFSGKIIKEKGLAKYVGRVRKNKKMRRRHSNFYIGLHGKDWVDSCDLFTVEAQALMQLSPEKRAYYRRGRRAISLIKSSL; this is translated from the coding sequence ATGTTACCAGAAATTTATAACAACCATTTAACAAAGTATCTGAAAAAATCGGAATATTTAATACTGTTAATCATGATAGAATTAGTGCAAGTATATAGGAAAATTAGGTTTTATGAGTTAGCTAGTTATTTTCCCAGTCCCATTTTATTTGAAAGTAAGAGAAAAAAGTTAAAACGGTTTTTCGAGATTCCTTGTTTGACAATTGAAGGAGTATGGATACCTATCATAAAACAGTGGTTAAAGCAATCATTTAGTACAGGAGATGTCTTACATATTGCCATAGATAGAACCCAATGGGGGTTGATTAATATTTTGATGGTAAGTCTGGTAATTGATAATAGAGGAATTCCCTTATATTTTGAGTTGCTAGATCACATCGGTAATAGTAACTTTGACACACAGAAAAGTATATTAGCCCGAATATTACTCTTTCTAAAAGAATATAAAATAGTTGTCTTAGGGGATAGAGAATTCTGCTCAGTTGAACTAGCAAAATGGTTACATGGACAAAAAAGAGTTTATTATGCACTCAGATTGAAGAAAAGCAACTATATTGAAGTAGAAAAGGAAATGTGGACGCGACTAAAAGATTTAGGATTATCTTCAGGAATGTCTTTATTTTATCAAGGAGTTAAAGTTACGAAAACAAAAGGATTTATAGGCAGTAATATAGTGGCGAAATGGAAAAAGAAGTATAGAGGAATAGAGACAAAAGAAGCTTGGTTTATTATCACAAATTTAACCAGTATTGATGAGACGATTGACGCTTATAAAAAGAGATTTTGTATTGAGGAAATGTTTCGGGATTTTAAGAAAGGTGGTTATGATTTAGAAAGAACGAAATTAACAGGACATCGCCTTACTTCCTTAATTATATTGATTACTCTAGCTTATTCAATGGCAACATTTTCTGGAAAAATTATTAAAGAGAAAGGATTGGCAAAATATGTGGGGAGAGTCAGAAAAAACAAGAAAATGCGACGGAGACACAGTAACTTTTATATCGGTCTTCATGGAAAAGATTGGGTTGACTCTTGTGATTTATTTACCGTTGAAGCCCAGGCATTAATGCAATTAAGCCCCGAAAAACGCGCCTATTATCGACGAGGACGACGGGCTATATCCCTGATTAAGTCTAGCTTATAG
- a CDS encoding ABC transporter permease subunit (The N-terminal region of this protein, as described by TIGR01726, is a three transmembrane segment that identifies a subfamily of ABC transporter permease subunits, which specificities that include histidine, arginine, glutamine, glutamate, L-cystine (sic), the opines (in Agrobacterium) octopine and nopaline, etc.): protein MILLKQSNQVWLGFISCLLIIILIFYSQLTGANANTLVIATEPTFPPFEMAAKTGGELEGFDIDLMRAIGQESGLKVKFESLPFDGIIPALQSGTVDGAISGMTITPERAKTIAFSRPYFKAGLAIAVQENNSNIKSFADLDNQRIAVQISTTGANKVKTIPGAKITTFDNAPLALQELVNGNVDAVVNDAPVTLYAIKTGNLQGIKVVSELLTEEYYGIALPHKSPYIQIINNSLQTLIDQGKYQVIYQKWFAGSPSSLPLIAPSLQENEESSINFNQLILNLIKGAIITLELTAFSVFLGMVGGALLALARLSNYEVLRWLARFYIDGFRGTPLLVQIFMIYFGLPALFQQLGFTFNIARFPAAVMALSLNASAYLAEIIRGGIQSVPKGQGEAAKSLGMTPTQTMRYVIFPQAFRYILPPLGNEFITILKDTSLVAVIGFEELFRQGQLMVATTYRAFEIYTAVAIIYLILTLLSSRLFSWLEWRLNPLQQVKN from the coding sequence ATGATTCTCTTAAAACAGTCAAATCAAGTATGGCTAGGATTTATTAGTTGTCTATTAATTATTATTTTAATTTTTTATAGTCAATTAACTGGTGCTAATGCTAACACTTTAGTAATAGCAACTGAGCCAACTTTTCCTCCCTTTGAAATGGCAGCTAAAACGGGAGGTGAATTAGAAGGATTTGATATTGATTTAATGAGGGCTATTGGTCAAGAATCTGGCTTAAAAGTTAAGTTTGAAAGTTTACCATTTGATGGCATTATTCCGGCCTTACAATCTGGAACAGTTGATGGGGCAATTAGTGGTATGACTATTACCCCTGAACGAGCTAAAACTATTGCTTTTTCTCGTCCTTATTTTAAAGCAGGATTAGCCATTGCGGTTCAAGAAAATAATAGCAATATAAAAAGTTTTGCCGATTTAGACAATCAAAGAATTGCTGTACAAATTAGTACAACTGGAGCCAATAAAGTGAAAACAATTCCAGGGGCAAAAATTACAACTTTTGATAATGCACCTTTAGCCCTTCAAGAATTAGTTAATGGTAATGTTGATGCAGTAGTTAATGATGCGCCTGTCACTTTATATGCCATCAAAACAGGCAATTTACAAGGGATTAAAGTAGTTAGTGAGTTACTTACTGAAGAATATTATGGGATTGCCTTACCACACAAATCACCCTATATTCAGATTATTAATAATAGTTTACAAACATTAATTGATCAAGGAAAATATCAAGTTATTTATCAAAAATGGTTTGCGGGTTCACCCTCATCTTTGCCGCTTATTGCTCCTAGTTTACAGGAGAATGAGGAATCATCAATTAATTTTAATCAACTGATTTTAAATTTGATTAAAGGTGCGATAATTACTTTAGAATTAACCGCATTTTCTGTATTTTTAGGAATGGTTGGAGGAGCATTATTAGCCTTAGCGCGTCTGTCTAATTATGAGGTTTTACGTTGGTTAGCAAGATTCTATATTGATGGTTTTCGAGGGACACCATTATTAGTGCAAATTTTTATGATTTATTTTGGTTTACCTGCCTTATTTCAACAATTAGGATTTACTTTTAATATTGCCCGTTTTCCTGCCGCAGTTATGGCCTTAAGTTTGAATGCTTCTGCTTATTTAGCGGAGATTATACGAGGGGGTATTCAATCAGTTCCTAAAGGACAAGGAGAAGCGGCTAAATCTTTAGGTATGACCCCAACACAAACCATGCGTTATGTAATTTTTCCTCAAGCCTTTCGTTATATTTTACCACCATTAGGCAATGAATTTATTACCATACTCAAAGATACAAGTTTAGTGGCAGTGATTGGTTTTGAGGAATTATTTCGTCAAGGCCAATTAATGGTAGCCACCACTTATCGAGCCTTTGAAATTTATACGGCTGTGGCTATAATTTACTTAATTTTAACCTTACTATCTTCTCGTTTATTTAGTTGGTTAGAATGGAGATTAAATCCTTTACAACAGGTCAAAAATTAG
- the tgt gene encoding tRNA guanosine(34) transglycosylase Tgt — protein sequence MVFSFDLRGHCSQTKARVGVWHTPHGLVETPRFMPVGTLATVKGLTPAQLETTGAQMILANTYHLHLQPGESIIQQAGGLHRFMGWNGPVLTDSGGFQVFSLSALRKIKEFGVTFRSPRDGRIIELTPERSIQIQNALGADVIMAFDECPPGDADYATVAAATERTYRWLERCITAHQRPDTQALFGIVQGGTYPELRQKAVNALKELNLPGYAIGGVSVGEDPALVREIVQFTAPLLPFEKPRYLMGVGTYKEMAMAIASGIDLFDCVIPTRFGRHGTALVKGERWNLKNAPFREDFTPLDDSCACYTCQTFTRAYLNHLIRSREMLGYILLSLHNIAELIRFTQQIREAILSDRFVTEFAHWLS from the coding sequence GTGGTATTTTCATTTGACCTTCGGGGCCATTGCTCCCAAACGAAAGCTAGAGTAGGGGTTTGGCATACACCTCATGGATTGGTGGAAACGCCCCGATTTATGCCTGTGGGAACCCTAGCGACCGTTAAAGGACTCACTCCTGCTCAACTCGAAACGACTGGGGCCCAGATGATTTTAGCCAATACTTATCATCTCCATCTACAACCTGGAGAAAGCATTATTCAACAAGCTGGGGGACTGCATCGGTTTATGGGTTGGAACGGCCCAGTTTTAACTGATTCTGGAGGGTTTCAGGTCTTTAGTTTGAGTGCATTACGAAAAATTAAAGAATTTGGGGTGACGTTTCGTTCTCCTAGAGATGGACGCATCATTGAATTAACCCCTGAACGTTCCATCCAGATTCAAAATGCTTTGGGGGCCGATGTGATTATGGCCTTTGATGAATGTCCTCCGGGAGATGCTGATTATGCAACGGTAGCTGCTGCTACAGAACGCACCTATCGTTGGTTAGAACGGTGTATCACTGCCCATCAACGTCCCGATACACAAGCTTTATTTGGTATTGTGCAAGGGGGAACCTATCCAGAATTACGACAAAAGGCCGTAAATGCTTTAAAAGAGTTAAATTTGCCTGGTTATGCCATTGGGGGGGTCAGTGTGGGGGAAGACCCCGCCTTAGTTCGAGAAATTGTCCAATTTACCGCCCCTTTGTTACCTTTTGAGAAACCCCGTTATTTGATGGGGGTGGGGACTTATAAAGAAATGGCTATGGCGATCGCGTCTGGGATAGATTTATTTGATTGTGTGATTCCTACTCGTTTTGGTCGTCATGGTACAGCTTTAGTAAAAGGTGAGCGTTGGAACCTGAAAAATGCTCCATTTCGGGAAGATTTTACCCCTCTAGATGATAGTTGTGCTTGTTATACCTGTCAAACCTTTACAAGAGCTTATTTGAATCATTTGATACGGTCACGGGAGATGTTAGGGTATATTCTTTTATCATTACACAATATTGCCGAGTTAATCAGATTTACTCAACAGATTCGAGAGGCGATTTTAAGCGATCGCTTTGTGACGGAGTTTGCTCATTGGTTAAGTTAA
- the brnA gene encoding type II toxin-antitoxin system BrnA family antitoxin encodes MNNISIDELEEKIEAGEEIIDRYFDVSTTRVGTPHEMIPRRKQNLIITNIDLPQSMVNELDTMATELNINREAVIKMMLRRSLDEHHIAKNRL; translated from the coding sequence ATGAACAATATTTCAATTGATGAACTTGAAGAAAAAATTGAAGCAGGGGAAGAAATCATTGATCGCTATTTTGATGTTTCGACAACGCGAGTAGGAACCCCTCATGAAATGATACCAAGAAGAAAGCAAAATTTGATAATAACGAATATTGATCTTCCTCAATCTATGGTAAACGAACTTGATACAATGGCAACGGAATTAAATATTAATCGTGAAGCAGTTATTAAAATGATGCTGAGACGTAGCCTTGATGAGCATCATATTGCTAAAAATAGATTATAA
- a CDS encoding NUDIX domain-containing protein, whose protein sequence is MSQLWRYIKTIMGIVFRHPITGATIIPVLPDGRIVLIRRQDTGQWGLPGGIVDWGEDITTTVKRELREETGLELLEIRRLVGVYSSPDRDPRIHSISVLMEANVTGTFSVKDTLEVLEVEAFLPDELPLGNLSHDHDRQLADYFQGLTILA, encoded by the coding sequence ATGAGTCAGTTATGGCGATATATTAAAACGATTATGGGGATAGTCTTCCGTCACCCGATTACGGGGGCCACGATTATTCCCGTTCTTCCTGATGGTCGCATTGTCTTAATTCGACGGCAAGATACGGGGCAGTGGGGACTTCCTGGGGGTATTGTGGATTGGGGGGAAGATATCACTACGACTGTTAAACGGGAATTAAGGGAAGAAACGGGCTTAGAATTATTAGAAATTCGTCGTTTAGTTGGGGTTTATTCTTCTCCTGATAGAGATCCCAGAATTCATTCTATTTCTGTTTTAATGGAAGCTAATGTAACGGGTACATTCTCTGTTAAAGATACTTTAGAAGTTCTGGAGGTTGAGGCTTTTTTACCGGATGAATTACCATTAGGAAATCTCAGTCATGATCATGATCGTCAATTAGCAGATTATTTTCAAGGTTTGACTATTTTAGCTTAA
- the argH gene encoding argininosuccinate lyase has translation MIQQKTWSDRFEGSLHPAIVQFNASIGFDIELIEYDLTGSIAHAKMLAHTGIIAPEEAQQLVTGLEQIRQEYRQGQFTPGIDQEDVHFAVERRLTELVGDVGKKLHTARSRNDQVGTDIRLYLREQIKDIRTQLREFQGVLLNHSQTHVETLIPGYTHLQRAQPISLAHHLLAYFQMAQRDWERLGEIYARTNISPLGCGALAGTTFPIDRHYSAELLGFGGVYGNSLDGVSDRDFAIEFLNAASLIMVHLSRLSEEMILWSSHEFSFISLTDSCATGSSIMPQKKNPDVPELVRGKAGRVFGHLQGMLVLMKGLPLAYNKDLQEDKEAIFDGVKTVKGCLEAMTILLGEGIKFRQERLAQAVAEDFSNATDVADYLAARGVPFREAYNLVGKVVKTSTAAGKLLKDLTLEEWQQLHPKFESDIYEAIAPKQVVAARNSYGGTGFEQIRQAIARAIAQIEQT, from the coding sequence GTGATACAACAAAAGACTTGGAGCGATCGCTTTGAAGGCAGTTTACATCCTGCCATTGTTCAGTTTAACGCTAGTATTGGCTTTGATATTGAACTGATTGAATATGATTTGACTGGATCAATCGCTCATGCAAAAATGCTGGCTCATACGGGTATTATTGCCCCGGAAGAAGCTCAACAACTGGTAACAGGATTAGAGCAAATTCGTCAAGAATATCGTCAAGGCCAGTTTACCCCCGGCATCGATCAAGAAGATGTTCACTTTGCGGTTGAACGTCGTTTGACTGAACTTGTGGGAGATGTAGGTAAAAAACTCCATACCGCGCGATCGCGTAATGATCAGGTAGGGACTGATATCCGTCTTTACCTACGGGAGCAAATTAAGGATATTCGCACTCAGTTACGGGAATTTCAAGGAGTTTTACTCAATCATTCCCAAACTCATGTAGAGACCCTGATTCCTGGTTATACTCATTTACAACGGGCCCAGCCTATCAGTTTAGCTCATCATTTACTGGCTTATTTCCAGATGGCTCAACGGGACTGGGAACGTTTAGGAGAAATTTACGCTAGAACCAATATTTCGCCTTTGGGCTGTGGGGCCTTAGCCGGAACCACTTTTCCCATTGATCGTCATTACAGTGCCGAATTATTGGGGTTTGGTGGCGTTTATGGTAATAGTTTAGATGGGGTTAGCGATCGCGATTTTGCTATTGAATTTCTCAATGCGGCCAGTTTAATTATGGTACATTTGAGTCGTTTGAGTGAAGAAATGATTCTCTGGTCTTCCCATGAGTTTAGTTTCATTAGTCTGACGGATAGTTGCGCAACTGGCTCAAGTATTATGCCACAAAAGAAAAATCCTGATGTTCCTGAATTAGTACGAGGGAAAGCAGGGCGTGTCTTTGGTCATTTGCAAGGTATGTTAGTCTTAATGAAGGGTTTACCCCTGGCCTATAATAAAGACTTACAGGAAGATAAGGAAGCGATTTTTGACGGGGTTAAAACCGTTAAAGGTTGTCTAGAAGCCATGACCATTTTATTAGGGGAAGGGATCAAATTCCGTCAGGAACGTTTGGCCCAAGCGGTTGCGGAAGATTTTTCTAATGCAACGGATGTAGCGGACTATTTAGCGGCGCGAGGGGTTCCTTTCCGAGAAGCTTATAATTTGGTGGGCAAAGTGGTTAAAACTAGCACTGCGGCCGGTAAACTGCTCAAAGATTTAACTTTAGAGGAGTGGCAACAACTCCATCCTAAGTTTGAAAGTGATATTTATGAAGCCATTGCCCCTAAACAAGTGGTAGCGGCCCGTAATAGTTACGGAGGAACTGGTTTTGAGCAGATTCGTCAAGCCATTGCCAGGGCTATCGCTCAAATTGAGCAAACTTAA
- a CDS encoding carotenoid oxygenase family protein, protein MTNLLTKNENERSYNLEQWKQGYQSQPHEYDYFIDDIDGEIPPELQGTLFRNGPGLLDVQGIPLKHPFDGDGMICAISFLSDGKVHFRNRFVQTEGYVKEQKAGKMLYRGVFGSQKPGGWFNNFLDIKIKNIANTNIIYWGDKLLALWEAAEPYRLDPATLETLGLDYLDGTLNPGDSISAHPCIDPTCELDNGQPCLVNYSIKPGFSSKITVYEFAKSGELLRSHSHSIPGFCFIHDFAITSHYCIFLQNSVTFNPLPYILGFCGAGECVDFHPNQPTRLIIIPRTPPYEDIRIIETQAGFVFHHANAFEEGKTIYLDSICYASLPQMKPEDNYQKVDFDTLDPGKLWRFTIDLNKNTVQNKLLENRSCEFPNLHPDKIGRDYRYLYLGTTHNSLGNAPLQAILKLDVKTKERQVHSFAPQGYVGEPIFVPKPNGTSEDEGWVLTLVYDGIRHRSDLVILDGQNLEKSPLATLHLKHHIPYGLHGNWTNEVFI, encoded by the coding sequence ATGACAAATTTATTAACAAAAAACGAAAATGAAAGATCCTATAACCTTGAACAATGGAAACAAGGTTATCAATCTCAACCCCATGAATATGATTATTTCATTGATGATATTGATGGGGAAATTCCCCCCGAATTACAAGGAACTTTATTCCGTAATGGCCCGGGTTTATTAGACGTTCAAGGAATACCATTAAAACATCCTTTTGATGGAGATGGGATGATTTGTGCAATCTCATTTCTATCTGATGGAAAAGTTCATTTTCGTAATCGTTTTGTTCAGACTGAAGGTTATGTTAAAGAACAAAAAGCAGGAAAAATGCTCTATCGGGGAGTATTTGGTAGTCAAAAACCTGGAGGATGGTTTAATAATTTTCTGGATATAAAAATCAAAAATATTGCAAATACTAATATTATATATTGGGGAGATAAATTACTAGCACTTTGGGAAGCGGCTGAACCCTATAGACTAGATCCAGCTACTTTAGAAACTCTTGGATTAGATTATTTAGACGGAACATTAAACCCTGGTGATTCTATTTCTGCTCATCCTTGTATTGATCCTACTTGTGAGTTAGATAATGGACAACCTTGTTTAGTTAACTACTCTATTAAACCAGGATTTTCTAGTAAAATAACTGTCTATGAATTTGCCAAAAGTGGTGAATTATTGCGGAGTCATTCCCATAGTATTCCTGGCTTTTGTTTTATCCATGATTTTGCTATTACATCCCATTATTGTATATTTTTACAAAATTCTGTCACCTTTAATCCTTTACCCTATATCTTAGGATTTTGTGGGGCAGGAGAATGTGTTGATTTTCATCCTAACCAACCCACTCGCTTAATTATTATTCCACGAACTCCTCCCTATGAAGATATAAGAATAATAGAAACTCAAGCAGGTTTTGTTTTTCATCATGCTAATGCTTTTGAAGAAGGAAAAACTATTTATTTAGACTCTATTTGTTATGCTTCTTTGCCGCAAATGAAACCTGAAGATAATTATCAAAAAGTAGATTTTGATACCTTAGATCCAGGTAAATTATGGCGATTTACTATTGATTTAAACAAGAATACAGTGCAGAATAAATTATTAGAAAATCGTTCTTGTGAATTTCCTAATCTTCATCCCGATAAAATAGGACGAGATTACCGTTATTTATACCTGGGAACTACTCATAATTCTCTAGGAAATGCTCCCTTGCAAGCTATTCTTAAACTTGATGTAAAAACCAAAGAAAGACAAGTGCATTCTTTTGCGCCTCAAGGTTATGTTGGTGAACCGATTTTTGTTCCTAAACCTAATGGGACATCAGAAGATGAAGGATGGGTATTAACCCTGGTTTATGATGGGATTCGTCATCGTTCGGATCTGGTTATTTTAGATGGACAAAATTTAGAAAAAAGTCCTCTTGCCACCTTACATCTTAAACATCATATTCCCTATGGTTTACATGGAAATTGGACAAATGAAGTGTTTATTTAA